A region from the Buchnera aphidicola (Astegopteryx bambusae) genome encodes:
- a CDS encoding 2-oxo acid dehydrogenase subunit E2, translated as MYKTVKIPDVGKEELEVVEILIKVGDFIKKNQNIIVIEGEKTSIEIPSKKDGKVKKIFLNIGDKVTTNSKILLLKSKIKNKIFEDKVYNLNDKFNKNNDIDTCDKIYASPMVRRLARKNDVNLLKIKGTGEKNRISKEDFFKYLENSKNKHNKIYKNNFLEKQFDFENFGEVEKISLNKIQKVVSKNLYDSWSKIPHVTQFDEIDITRLEKFRKKINLDIISKNVSNSKITLLPFIIKSLGHALKKFKNFNSSYSQKDDILFLKKYINIGIVVNSKNGLFIPVIKNILEKSILNISNDIKKFAKNIRSNCFNNINMKGGNFTVSSLGGYGGGHFTPIINYPEVAILGISKFFHKNIFLEKKMLNKIILPISLSYDHRVINGVEALNFINFIKVKLEEFYNFIIE; from the coding sequence GTGTATAAAACAGTTAAGATTCCAGATGTTGGAAAAGAAGAATTAGAAGTTGTAGAAATATTGATAAAAGTTGGAGATTTTATAAAAAAAAATCAAAATATTATTGTAATAGAAGGAGAAAAAACTTCTATTGAAATACCTTCAAAAAAAGATGGAAAAGTAAAAAAAATTTTTTTAAATATTGGAGACAAAGTAACAACTAATTCAAAAATATTGTTGTTAAAATCTAAAATTAAAAATAAAATTTTTGAAGATAAAGTATATAATTTAAATGATAAATTTAATAAAAATAATGATATAGACACGTGTGATAAAATATATGCATCACCTATGGTGAGAAGATTGGCTAGAAAAAATGATGTAAATTTGTTAAAGATAAAAGGAACAGGAGAAAAAAATAGAATATCTAAAGAAGATTTTTTTAAATATTTAGAAAATTCAAAGAATAAACATAATAAAATTTATAAAAACAATTTTTTAGAAAAACAATTTGATTTTGAAAATTTTGGAGAAGTAGAAAAAATTTCTTTAAACAAAATACAAAAAGTTGTTTCTAAAAATTTATATGACAGTTGGTCAAAAATACCTCATGTAACACAATTTGATGAAATAGACATAACTAGATTAGAAAAATTTAGAAAAAAAATAAATTTAGATATTATTTCTAAAAATGTTTCTAATTCTAAAATAACACTACTTCCTTTTATTATAAAATCATTAGGTCATGCTTTAAAAAAATTTAAAAATTTTAATAGTTCATATTCTCAAAAAGATGACATTTTATTTTTAAAAAAATATATTAATATAGGAATAGTTGTAAATTCCAAAAATGGATTGTTTATTCCTGTAATAAAAAATATCTTAGAAAAAAGTATACTAAATATTTCTAATGATATAAAAAAATTTGCTAAAAATATTAGATCAAATTGTTTTAATAATATAAATATGAAAGGTGGAAATTTTACTGTATCTAGTTTAGGAGGTTATGGTGGTGGGCATTTTACTCCTATTATAAATTATCCAGAAGTTGCCATTTTAGGAATTTCAAAATTTTTTCACAAAAATATTTTTTTAGAAAAAAAAATGTTAAATAAAATTATTCTTCCAATATCATTAAGTTATGATCATAGAGTAATAAATGGTGTTGAAGCTTTAAATTTTATAAATTTTATAAAAGTTAAGTTAGAAGAATTTTATAATTTTATAATAGAATAA